In a single window of the Scophthalmus maximus strain ysfricsl-2021 chromosome 18, ASM2237912v1, whole genome shotgun sequence genome:
- the map3k7 gene encoding mitogen-activated protein kinase kinase kinase 7 isoform X1: MSQTLPSAEMLETPPGYPFEEINYEDIDVEEVVGRGAFGVVCKAKWKGKDVAIKTIESESERKAFIVELRQLSRVNHPNIVKLYGSCNNPVCLVMEYAEGGSLYNVLHGAEPLPYYTASHAMSWCLQCSQGVSYLHGMKPKALIHRDLKPPNLLLVAGGTVLKICDFGTACDIQTHMTNNKGSAAWMAPEVFEGSNYSEKCDVFSWGIILWEVITRRKPFDEIGGPAFRIMWAVHNGTRPPLIKNLPKPIESLMTRCWSKDPSQRPSMEEIVKIMTHLMKYFPGFDEPLQYPYQYSDDGQSNSATSTGSYADYTGTSITNKSDANMEHSDSQGSNDTIKITPQFAPYFKPKGDPLRTLPLSRGGSVESLPARTQCLASSDSKRMSADLSELEPKMPFAPAARPQYKRGHRKTASFGTILDVPKIVITATCEPQRRRSVQDLPGISSESSQGSRNSSRSSSPSVRMMPDKTGSRGYFSLEDPPDTNGSDNSIPMAYLTLDHQLQPLAPCPNSKESMAVFEQHCKMAQEYLKVQTEIALLIQRKKELIAELDQDEKDQQNTSRLVQEHKKLLEENKSLSTYYQKCKKQLELIRVQQQKRQGTS; the protein is encoded by the exons ATGTCTCAAACGTTACCATCCGCCGAAATGCTCGAGACACCCCCCGGATACCCGTTCGAAGAAATCAACTATGAGGACATCGACGTCGAGGAG GTGGTGGGGAGAGGAGCCTTTGGGGTTGTATGCAAAGCCAAGTGGAAAGGCAAAGATGTCGCGATCAAGACCATCGAGAGCGAATCGGAGAGGAAAGCCTTTATTGTCGAG cttcgGCAGCTTTCACGTGTTAATCACCCCAACATTGTGAAGTTGTACGGTTCCTGCAATAATCCA GTCTGCCTAGTGATGGAATATGCTGAAGGTGGCTCGTTGTATAACG TGCTGCATGGTGCTGAACCCCTCCCCTATTACACTGCTTCCCATGCCATGAGCTGGTGTTTACAGTGTTCCCAGGGCGTGTCCTATCTCCATGGCATGAAACCAAAGGCTCTCATTCACAGGGACCTCAAGCCACCCAA TCTGCTCCTAGTGGCAGGCGGCACTGTGCTGAAGATATGTGACTTTGGAACGGCTTGCGACATTCAGACACACATGACCAACAACAAAGGAAGTGCAGCCTGGATGGCCCCAGAGGTATTTGAAG GCAGCAATTACAGCGAGAAGTGTGACGTGTTCAGCTGGGGGATCATTCTCTGGGAGGTTATCACTCGCAGGAAGCCCTTCGACGAAATCGGAGGACCGGCTTTTCGCATCATGTGGGCTGTGCACAACG gtacAAGACCTCCTTTAATCAAAAATCTGCCCAAGCCCATTGAGAGTCTGATGACTCGCTGTTGGTCTAAAGACCCCTCTCAGAGGCCCTCCATGGAGGAGATAGTGAAGATCATGACTCATCTTATGAAG TACTTCCCAGGATTTGATGAGCCCCTGCAATATCCATACCAGTATTCAGATGATGGACAGAGCAACTCTGCAACTAGTACAG GTTCATATGCGGACTACACTGGCACCAGCATAACCAACAAGAGTGATGCAAACATGGAGCACAGCGACTCTCAGGGGAGCAACGACACTATCAAGATTACTCCTCAGTTTGCACCTTATTTCAAGCCAAAG GGAGACCCGTTGAGGACTCTGCCTCTGTCCAGAGGGGGCAGCGTTGAGAGCCTGCCAGCACGGACACAGTGCCTGGCGTCGTCTGACAGCAAAAGAATGAGTGCTGACCTGTCAGAGCTGGAGCCCAAGATGCCATTTGCGCCTGCAG CACGCCCACAGTATAAACGAGGCCACCGTAAAACGGCATCATTCGGCACCATTCTGGATGTCCCCAAGATCGTCATAACAG CCACATGCGAGCCTCAGAGACGTCGCTCCGTGCAGGATCTGCCAGGCATCAGCTCAGAGTCCAGCCAG GGGAGCAGGAACAGCAGCAGGTCTTCCAGTCCCAGTGTGAGGATGATGCCTGACAAGACGGGCAGCAGAGGTTACTTCTCCCTTGAAGACCCCCCAG aCACCAACGGCTCCGACAATTCCATTCCCATGGCGTATCTCACCCTGGATCACCAGCTGCAG CCCCTCGCCCCCTGTCCCAACTCCAAAGAGTCCATGGCTGTGTTCGAGCAGCACTGCAAGATGGCCCAGGAGTATCTGAAGGTGCAGACGGAGATCGCCCTGCTGATCCAGAGGAA GAAGGAGCTGATCGCCGAACTTGACCAAGACGAGAAGGACCAGCAGAACACGTCTCGGCTGGTGCAGGAGCACaagaagctgctggaggagaacaaGAGTCTGTCCACGTACTACCAGAAGTGCAAGAAGCAGCTGGAGCTCATCCGGGTGCAGCAACAGAAGAGACAGGGCACGTCCTGA
- the map3k7 gene encoding mitogen-activated protein kinase kinase kinase 7 isoform X2, whose product MSQTLPSAEMLETPPGYPFEEINYEDIDVEEVVGRGAFGVVCKAKWKGKDVAIKTIESESERKAFIVELRQLSRVNHPNIVKLYGSCNNPVCLVMEYAEGGSLYNVLHGAEPLPYYTASHAMSWCLQCSQGVSYLHGMKPKALIHRDLKPPNLLLVAGGTVLKICDFGTACDIQTHMTNNKGSAAWMAPEVFEGSNYSEKCDVFSWGIILWEVITRRKPFDEIGGPAFRIMWAVHNGTRPPLIKNLPKPIESLMTRCWSKDPSQRPSMEEIVKIMTHLMKYFPGFDEPLQYPYQYSDDGQSNSATSTGSYADYTGTSITNKSDANMEHSDSQGSNDTIKITPQFAPYFKPKGDPLRTLPLSRGGSVESLPARTQCLASSDSKRMSADLSELEPKMPFAPAATCEPQRRRSVQDLPGISSESSQGSRNSSRSSSPSVRMMPDKTGSRGYFSLEDPPDTNGSDNSIPMAYLTLDHQLQPLAPCPNSKESMAVFEQHCKMAQEYLKVQTEIALLIQRKKELIAELDQDEKDQQNTSRLVQEHKKLLEENKSLSTYYQKCKKQLELIRVQQQKRQGTS is encoded by the exons ATGTCTCAAACGTTACCATCCGCCGAAATGCTCGAGACACCCCCCGGATACCCGTTCGAAGAAATCAACTATGAGGACATCGACGTCGAGGAG GTGGTGGGGAGAGGAGCCTTTGGGGTTGTATGCAAAGCCAAGTGGAAAGGCAAAGATGTCGCGATCAAGACCATCGAGAGCGAATCGGAGAGGAAAGCCTTTATTGTCGAG cttcgGCAGCTTTCACGTGTTAATCACCCCAACATTGTGAAGTTGTACGGTTCCTGCAATAATCCA GTCTGCCTAGTGATGGAATATGCTGAAGGTGGCTCGTTGTATAACG TGCTGCATGGTGCTGAACCCCTCCCCTATTACACTGCTTCCCATGCCATGAGCTGGTGTTTACAGTGTTCCCAGGGCGTGTCCTATCTCCATGGCATGAAACCAAAGGCTCTCATTCACAGGGACCTCAAGCCACCCAA TCTGCTCCTAGTGGCAGGCGGCACTGTGCTGAAGATATGTGACTTTGGAACGGCTTGCGACATTCAGACACACATGACCAACAACAAAGGAAGTGCAGCCTGGATGGCCCCAGAGGTATTTGAAG GCAGCAATTACAGCGAGAAGTGTGACGTGTTCAGCTGGGGGATCATTCTCTGGGAGGTTATCACTCGCAGGAAGCCCTTCGACGAAATCGGAGGACCGGCTTTTCGCATCATGTGGGCTGTGCACAACG gtacAAGACCTCCTTTAATCAAAAATCTGCCCAAGCCCATTGAGAGTCTGATGACTCGCTGTTGGTCTAAAGACCCCTCTCAGAGGCCCTCCATGGAGGAGATAGTGAAGATCATGACTCATCTTATGAAG TACTTCCCAGGATTTGATGAGCCCCTGCAATATCCATACCAGTATTCAGATGATGGACAGAGCAACTCTGCAACTAGTACAG GTTCATATGCGGACTACACTGGCACCAGCATAACCAACAAGAGTGATGCAAACATGGAGCACAGCGACTCTCAGGGGAGCAACGACACTATCAAGATTACTCCTCAGTTTGCACCTTATTTCAAGCCAAAG GGAGACCCGTTGAGGACTCTGCCTCTGTCCAGAGGGGGCAGCGTTGAGAGCCTGCCAGCACGGACACAGTGCCTGGCGTCGTCTGACAGCAAAAGAATGAGTGCTGACCTGTCAGAGCTGGAGCCCAAGATGCCATTTGCGCCTGCAG CCACATGCGAGCCTCAGAGACGTCGCTCCGTGCAGGATCTGCCAGGCATCAGCTCAGAGTCCAGCCAG GGGAGCAGGAACAGCAGCAGGTCTTCCAGTCCCAGTGTGAGGATGATGCCTGACAAGACGGGCAGCAGAGGTTACTTCTCCCTTGAAGACCCCCCAG aCACCAACGGCTCCGACAATTCCATTCCCATGGCGTATCTCACCCTGGATCACCAGCTGCAG CCCCTCGCCCCCTGTCCCAACTCCAAAGAGTCCATGGCTGTGTTCGAGCAGCACTGCAAGATGGCCCAGGAGTATCTGAAGGTGCAGACGGAGATCGCCCTGCTGATCCAGAGGAA GAAGGAGCTGATCGCCGAACTTGACCAAGACGAGAAGGACCAGCAGAACACGTCTCGGCTGGTGCAGGAGCACaagaagctgctggaggagaacaaGAGTCTGTCCACGTACTACCAGAAGTGCAAGAAGCAGCTGGAGCTCATCCGGGTGCAGCAACAGAAGAGACAGGGCACGTCCTGA